A genomic region of Macaca mulatta isolate MMU2019108-1 chromosome 5, T2T-MMU8v2.0, whole genome shotgun sequence contains the following coding sequences:
- the TMEM184C gene encoding transmembrane protein 184C isoform X1 produces the protein MPCTCTWRNWRQWIRPLAVVIYLVSIVVAVPLCVWELQKLEVGIHTKAWFIAGIFLLLTIPISLWVILQHLVHYTQPELQKPIIRILWMVPIYSLDSWIALKYPSIAIYVDTCRECYEAYVIYNFMGFLTNYLTNRYPNLVLILEAKDQQKHFPPLCCCPPWAMGEVLLFRCKLGVLQYTVVRPFTTIVALICELLGIYDEGNFSFSNAWTYLVIINNMSQLFAMYCLLLFYKVLKEELSPIQPVGKFLCVKLVVFVSFWQAVVIALLVKVGVISEKHTWEWQTVEAVATGLQDFIICIEMFLAAIAHHYTFSYKPYVQEAEEGSCFDSFLAMWDVSDIRDDISEQVRHVGRTVRGHPRKKLFPEDQDQNEHTSLLSSSSQDAISITSSMPPSPMGHYQGFGHTVTPQTTPTTSKISDEILSDTIGEKKEPSDKSVDS, from the exons ATGCCTTGCACTTGTACCTGGAGGAACTGGAGACAGTGGATTCGACCTTTAGCAGTGGTCATCTACCTGGTGTCCATAGTGGTTGCGGTTCCCCTATGCGTGTGGGAATTACAGAAACTGGAG gTTGGAATACACACCAAGGCTTGGTTTATTGCTGGAATCTTTTTGCTGTTGACTATACCTATATCACTGTGGGTGATATTGCAACACTTAGTGCATTATACACAACCTGAACTGCAAAAACCAATAATAAG GATTCTTTGGATGGTACCCATTTACAGTTTAGATAGT TGGATAGCTTTGAAATATCCCAGCATTGCAATATATGTGGATACCTGCAGAGAATGCTATGAAGCTTATGTAATTTACAACTTTATGGGATTCCTTACCAATTATCTAACTAACCGGTATCCAAATCTGGTATTAATCCTTGAAGCCAAAGATCAGCAGAAACATTTCCCTCCTTTATGTTGCTGTCCACCATGGGCTATGGGAGA agtATTGCTGTTTAGGTGCAAATTAGGTGTATTACAGTACACAGTTGTCAGACCTTTCACCACCATCGTTGCTTT AATCTGTGAGCTGCTTGGTATATATGATGAAGGGAACTTTAGCTTTTCAAATGCTTGGACTTATTTGGTTATAATAAACAACATGTCACAGTTG TTTGCCATGTATTGTCTCCTGCTATTTTATAAAGTGCTAAAAGAAGAACTGAGCCCAATCCAACCTGTTGGCAAATTTCTTTGTGTAAAGCtggtggtttttgtttctttttg GCAAGCAGTAGTTATTGCTTTGTTGGTAAAAGTTGGCGTTATTTCTGAAAAGCATACATGGGAATGGCAAACTGTAGAAGCTGTGGCCACCGGACTCCAG GATTTTATTATCTGTATTGAGATGTTCCTCGCTGCCATTGCTCATCATTACACATTCTCATATAAACCATATGTCCAAGAAGCAGAAGAAGGCTcatgctttgattcctttcttgCCATGTGGGATGTCTCAGATATTAGAGATGATATTTCTGAACAAGTAAGGCATGTTG GACGGACAGTCAGGGGACATCCCAGGAAAAAATTGTTTCCCGAGGATCAAGATCAAAATGAACATACAAgcttattatcatcatcatcacaagaTGCAATTTCCATTACTTCTTCTATGCCACCTTCACCCATGGGTCACTACCAAGGGTTTGGACACACTGTGACTCCCCAGACTACACCTACCACATCTAAGATATCTGATGAAATACTTAGTGATActataggagaaaaaaaagaaccttcaGATAAATCCGTGGATTCCTGA